The following proteins are co-located in the Diaphorobacter sp. HDW4B genome:
- a CDS encoding outer membrane protein assembly factor BamE, whose protein sequence is MALTMFAPARYGVRCGAIILLSVGLVACGSIDSSSRRIASAITPYKIDVVQGNFISKEQVDALKPGMGRQQVKEILGTPLVMPIFHSDRWEYIFTLKRPNIEQQTRKLTVFFKDDVLDRFEGDEMPTEAEFVSSLASKASKNKVPNLEATPDQLKRFPAKPDAPTASDAGNAATSAPLPASYPPLEAQK, encoded by the coding sequence ATGGCTTTAACCATGTTTGCTCCCGCCCGTTACGGCGTCCGTTGTGGCGCGATCATTTTGCTGAGTGTCGGGCTGGTTGCCTGCGGAAGCATCGACAGCTCAAGCCGTCGCATTGCGAGTGCCATCACACCATACAAGATTGATGTTGTGCAAGGAAATTTCATTTCCAAGGAGCAGGTCGACGCGCTCAAGCCGGGCATGGGCCGTCAGCAGGTCAAGGAAATTCTGGGCACGCCGCTGGTCATGCCGATTTTCCACAGCGACCGCTGGGAATACATCTTCACGCTCAAACGCCCCAACATCGAGCAGCAGACGCGCAAGCTGACCGTGTTCTTCAAGGACGATGTGCTCGATCGCTTCGAGGGTGACGAGATGCCGACCGAGGCCGAATTCGTGTCCTCGCTCGCATCCAAGGCGTCCAAGAACAAGGTGCCGAACCTGGAAGCGACGCCAGACCAGCTCAAGCGTTTCCCGGCCAAGCCCGATGCGCCCACCGCTTCCGATGCAGGCAACGCCGCGACATCGGCACCGCTGCCAGCGAGCTATCCGCCGCTGGAAGCACAGAAGTAA
- the fur gene encoding ferric iron uptake transcriptional regulator, with product MTNIDELKSTGLKATLPRLKILDIFQKGQQRHMTAEDVFRVLLEERSDIGLATVYRVLTQFEQAGILLRSNFESGKAVYELNEGQHHDHFVCTGCGKVEEFYDAEIEKRQNLIAKQKGWMIQDHSMSLYGQCADCAKRGTGR from the coding sequence ATGACGAATATCGACGAACTGAAAAGCACCGGCCTCAAAGCGACGCTTCCCCGACTGAAGATTCTGGACATCTTCCAGAAAGGTCAGCAGCGCCACATGACGGCTGAAGACGTTTTCCGCGTACTGCTGGAAGAACGTTCCGACATCGGCCTTGCAACCGTTTACCGCGTTCTCACGCAGTTCGAGCAAGCCGGCATTCTGCTGCGCAGCAACTTCGAAAGCGGCAAGGCCGTGTACGAACTCAACGAAGGCCAACACCATGACCACTTTGTGTGCACGGGTTGCGGCAAGGTCGAGGAGTTCTACGATGCCGAAATCGAAAAGCGCCAGAACCTGATCGCCAAACAGAAGGGCTGGATGATCCAGGATCACTCGATGTCGCTGTACGGTCAATGTGCCGATTGCGCCAAGCGCGGCACCGGACGCTGA